A segment of the Amblyomma americanum isolate KBUSLIRL-KWMA chromosome 6, ASM5285725v1, whole genome shotgun sequence genome:
CAACCCGACATATGGGCAATGGGAGGTGGCCCTGACCAGCGAGGACCTGGATCAGCAACTAATGTTGGTTCAGCAAGTCCGTCAGTCAGCGAAAGCCAGTGGCGCCTTGGACTAGGGGTGCCACCCAAGTTGCTCAAGCAACCTTCCCGAATtacaataaatgttttatctctctgcctctcccctacggcaccactttcttcttttcttctttcactcccacctttattccttcccttacggctcggttcaggtgtccgccgatatgtgaggcagatactgcgccatttcctttccccaaaaaccaattttcaaggcaTCGTGCCTCCGGCGTCGGGCATGAAGAAGCAAAGCTTACTAAGGGTCGCGTTAAAATGAAACGTGTTAAACAGAGAGGCGATACGCATAGGCATCTTATAACTTTATTAATTTCAGTGCCAAATTTATCTTTGATGTGGCAGAACTAAACTACTATTCTCCCTAAGCTTCCGCTGGGCCGGTGACccgaaaacgcgggttcgatctcgactGCGGCGGTCCCATTTCGGTGGAGGCTAactgctggaggcccgtgtactgtgccatgtcagtgtaCTCTAGAGAactccaggtcgtcgaaattgtccggagtctttcactagggcgtcccttaTAGTAAGATTCGCGCAGTTAGGTTGAACATTATAgaaccgaaccaaaccaaaccatccaaGGAATTTCGTgacaaaaaagacggaaattttaatgcgacagcgttaaaggatCCGTTCTCCAAAAAATCCAGTCTCGGCGTTGCTTCGTCGGCGTCGGCattatgagcgaaaaatcaccgTCCTGGCTCTGGCAGCTGCCAgctccccagagagcaacctaggaggcggATGGGCCACCCAAGTCACGCGACCTTGCGCCGTCATCACATCCTGCccgccggatagtgagcaaacttccagcaatggcaggtggcagttacttTAATGATTGGCCATTCTGGAAGAGTGACCTGGGTCACGCAAggcccaccagtggcagcacctgccgttgctgggtagtggcgcatcgcttaaccgctgcaccgctgtgcggggaggactcccagggatctatgaacgtaaagtagagaatgaccttctgcatatatggttaTTAACCCATTACCCTAAAACGTcttacccttaaggcagagcttagcTGTCCCCTCCAATTTCTTTGTGGTACGGCGACCCAAATGCTATCGCAATAAAACTATTGGGCGATATATTTTGGGGATTTATGATAGTTAATTGTTCATGGGCGAGTCGGTGCACTTTCCTTCAAGAGCCAGTGCTTGGCGTAGTGGATATGGTGAGCTCTCGAATCTTCCGCTTATTTTCGGCTGTCAAACTCACTTTGCTCCAAGGGAAATACTTCGTAATGAGCGAGATATGTTGTTGCTAGGGGACCTTCCTCACTGATGCCGAACTCGACGAGTTGTCATGCGCCATATGACGACAACGCCGCCAATCACAGGGGCTGCCTTCTTGACGACAAAAGAAAGTATCGGAAGACGTCTATGCATGTCTGGAAGCTTAATAGAACCATTAGTTTTATTTCAGAGCGCGTGGGGTATCCTCTACAGAAAATATGGTTCGACTGCCTGGCGACTATAGAATAAAAGTCAGTATAGTGAGCGTTCGCTTAAAAAAAGCGTCTTTGAAGTAAGCTTTTCAACGGGACAAGAATAACAGGAAAAGATAATAAAATCAAATGTAAGGAAATCAAGAGCCTTCCGCATCGCACTAGAATGCCAAGTAGCGCGTCGCAGCTCCAACATGATTTCAGTAGTTTAGCAGCGCACATATGCTCCAGCCACGTACTTGCCATTCGCCAACAAGACACGAGTGCAGCCCGGAACTGAAAAAAGGATAATCTCTTTCGCACGAAGCGCATAAAGCAACCCTAAAGCTAATTAATCTAGAGTGCTCCTGAaagcaacaaaacaaaataagaaaaaaaccgATCCGCGGCGCAGGGTGTGGGCGCCGCGAGGCTCTTGCATTTTACCCACGAAAGATGAGAAACAGCGCGCGCACGCGCGGTGGTAAACCTCAGAGGTAGCCACCAGGTCAGAAACTCTTCGTATGCCATTTTTAACTTGGCAAATTCTCAAGCGCCTTCCACCTGCTTCAAAAAGCCGTGCATGGAAAACCAATAGCTTAGAGGCAGTCGCATAGCGAACAGAGACCAGGGCATGCCTGAAGGATGTTTGTCACCGCACGGCCATTTCTACCAGCTGCCGGCATTCTTCCTGCCTATGAATTTTGCGAAATCAGTTGCAGAAATTTTCTTAGAGCGTATATCAGCGAGAATCTATTGTCTTCCAACGCTTATCTTGAGCTTATTGTCCGCAAACCCTAGCTGGAGTTGCGATCTCAAACTCGCGGATATTTCGCCTCTAAATTTTTGTGCTACGAGTAATTGGACTTAAAATATTTTGTCTTTGCTCAGCGTGGAAAACGCAAAAGATTTTAGAAGCCTTGAAACTCAAGCAGGCTGTATTTTTACTCAGTTCACAGCTGTGAATCGTACAATTGTGATGTTGTCGCCTCCTCCAGGAAAGAGGCCTGGCGCAGCTTACGTTGAGTCAGAAAATCAGCCACCGCCAAGTGGTTTTCTCTCTTATTTCTCACAGCGTGTCATGGGAACGACAAGTGTCGAAGATTTTGTGAAGCACAGCACTAACAATCTACTGGCATAATAAGCGTCCGTTAAACAAATGCTCGATATTTAAAATATCTACTATGTCTACCACTTAAACGAAGCAATGCGAAGATACTACGCCAGACTGTTGGCTGTATTAAACAGCACCTAAGAAAACTGGCGACTTTGGAGAGCCAGAAATTAACACAGTATACGACTGCCACCACTTTTCTAAAGTTCTTGAGCATTTGTTCCATGCATCTGCTTATGAATATATGTGCCGAGCCACGGATGAGGCAGGTTCATGCCTGATTCGTGCAGTGACAGTTAACGGCCATCAAAACAGACTTGGCGGCTCTCACCGTGTCGACGCCGTCGACAACCGTGTCCGGTTCTGGCTTGCACGGCTCAGGCTTCTTGCGTTCGCGTCGCTCCCTTCTCTGGAGGAAATCGACGAGAGTCACTTCGAGGAGGACCAGGAAAACGAATGCGAGGCACGTTCCGGTCCACACGTCGGCGCTGGTTGTCGCTCCGCTCCGAGGAACCAGCTGTAGGTTGACTACGGCCAGCACCACTGCGTGCGCCAGCAGTACGACCAGCGAGAACAGCTGTCGCAGCAGAGCGGCGGTTCGGGCGTTCATCCACAGGGGTATCCACGACACGAGCACCATCATCAGGCACGGCATGAAGAGCCGAATGAGCACGTCGTGGCTGTTGCGCCTGAAGGCGAAGCTGGCTTTCAGGCACGGGTACGCGCCTAATGTGCGGGGAAGATTTggagcatggaaaaaaaaatggagaaagcgGCTTTATTAGAAACTCTGTTGGATTACTCGGACGAGGCACGCTGGTACTTTAGGGTTCTTTATGTCAAATATTATTAGAAAACAACATGTGTTTACGTTTTAACGAATGCATGCAGGAAGTAATCCATTAATTGTTTTTGACATCCTGTTCGTAACCTCTTTGCTGCTGATCAGTGAGGCCTTCCTAACGGTGACTGACGACAGTCGCCGTGCTGTGGTCGGACACTTGTGATCTCTTCAGAAATCACTGCATAGCAAGAACCACATTCACATTGGAAAGAAACACCCACAGACAGGGACGAACGCTGCTCCATTTGTTAGTCCGCATGTGTGAATGTTTCTTCTTAATGTGAATGTGGTTCTTCCAGCTGCAGTTATGTCTCAAAAATGCAACCAAGTCACCCAAAAGCTCGTTCTACTAATGAGTTGATTGGTGGTTTGCCGACCAAGTGAAATGCCTGACATCCCATGGAAATGTTGAGCCGGGGACGAAGCAATATTGTTACGGTGCAGCATGCCCACTCAAGCACTATGTGAGATTTTAGCTTGCCGCGCTGGATGGCACTTAGAAATTGCTCTAGAATACAACGAGTAAGCTGTAGGGCTCCTGCTTTGGCAGCAGTTTGTGCTCGGAGCACTTTGAGAATGGACTACTGGCGTCCTGTTTGCGGAGTTATCGAGATCGCATACATTATTATGGCAGTTCTCAACTACCCGCAAATGCGTCGGCTAGCGATAAACTAGAAGAGTGTTATGAGGCTATTTGCGACAAGGGTCAATGACAATGTAACGAATGTTTAACAGACGTTTTTAATAATTGCGCTTCCTCAGCAATATGGCTGAGGAGGCAAGCGTTCCTAAATTTCAGTTACCTATACTGCCGCTTTTGTAACTTGTTCACTCGCTTTGTTATCGACATCTGTGGAAGACTGTTCGTTGGAATCGACATATTTTTGCCGCGCTTACGCACCCCCCTTAGTAAACGCAACAAAGATCTTGACAGTAAGTGGATACGCAGGCTCTGCACCTGTCCTGGTCTTGGAAGTGCATTGGGTCGTCGTGAGCTCCGTCATCTTGAAGTTGCTGGCGTGCAGGGTTTGGCTCAGCTGTACCGGGTCCCCTTTCCTCCATTCATAGACTATGTCGTCCGTTGTGTAGGCATCTTAGAAATAAAATGACAAAATTACTCGAAACCCACACAGATACGAAGTTCAAAACACATGTCATCTCCAATGCGTACTACAAGTTCTGTTTTCATAGTTCTTTGTCACGTCAAGAGTAGTAAAGACCAATATTCACGAACAGTGCCGCGCAGAACAATATATCCTTGAAACGTAGGAAATAGGGCAAAGAAGAAGTCGATAGTTCCGGTAAAGCTGAAAACTATATAATTTAAACACGACATCCATGTCTTCCGCTAGACAAAAAGCTGCAGTGAAGCTTCTACCAAAGCCTACAGTACTGAACCGCATGAAAAGTCATCTCTACAGCGCTGAGGGAACGTCCAGCTGATCCCGCTATCACGCGACGATGCCGGTGTCCTCTATATGCAAGGAAATCAATTGAGGCGTTGAAGCCTCTTGGGTTTGATAGCTGCCTCTTTACTCGTGTCTAGTTTTTCGCTTCACGACAAATACACCACTGCTGCCGACAACTTCGgctgttttgcaaaaaaaaaagaagaggaaccTGCCCCAGAATAAAACAGTGCTTGTGAAGACAGGTTGTGAAGACAGCACTGGGCCTTCCGGCTGTGGCTACTTACAGCTCGCCAAAGTGATGTGGCACACTTGCGTGTCAAATGGAAAGTTCTCATGCTGCATGTGGCACCAGAATTTCATTGACGCCCTGCAAGAAACGTGCAAACCATCAAATAGTGCGGTTTAACATCCTCAGGTGAAACAAGGGTTGTGGAGTGTCCCGGATAAATTTAGACTACTTGGGGTTCCCTAAGGTGTGCCGTGTCATATGAGCACACGGTAAAGAGCCTCAGGTGGTGCAAATTATACCAGAACCTTCCACAATGCCTTCCCTCACAGCCTGTGTTTCGCTTCAGGTCATTAAACCCTGCAATTTACAGTTTATAATTTTTATCAAACTGCATCGATGCGAGCAAGGTAAGAATTCGTCCCAAGAGTATAGAAACCTTTGGTTAATTTGGGCGCTCAATATGATCCTTTAAGGCGCTTTGTTGTGATCCCGGAGGGAAATAGTAATGCGCAGACGGCTACACACATAAAAACAGTAGGTGTTTTTCGAATGACCGTTATATGCAATGTGCTCCGTCAAGTCAAAAATTCACCTCTTTTTCCCCCACCCTTGAACTCTGTCTTAGGTAGACACTGCCAGAGGAAAAGACATTTATTGTAACTGCCCCCCTTTTGAAAACATTGTATTTAGATGTAACATTTTCACTGTCCAAGAGGGAATTTTGATTCTGATAAACCTTACATGTGGCTTTTAAGTAAATAATTTTGGGAGACATTGCTACGTGTATGAGATATATAAAAAGGCCCAATTTCTTGTGGAGTCAGAGCAACCACAAGTTCACGTAataaaaaaatgacagagaattTTTTACACAATTTTATAAACGTGCGAAAGATGAGTTACCTGACCGATAACGCCGACGATGAACACAGAGAATTCTCTATCtgcgcgccgcagatggaagttgataaagagggcgatatgcaatgcacagcgcgagagagtgttGTAGTTTGGTACGAGGCGTGTTAGGCTGCGGCGATAGTGTACTGCTCTCGCgtagtggccggcgaagctgatctgctttcgccgctgcgggttcgaatcccagtcgcggatatttatttgattactatttatttacttctttcacttggcacaaacatACAAGCATCGCGAGATCTtcgcaaacccacaaacatctCGAGATATTACTCGGGGTTTATCCATCAAAAGAATGCTTTCTGAAGAATATGTAAGAAAGCGTTATGTTTCTGAATTCTTCCATTTCACCGTCCGGGAATGGATTTTTCAAGCAAAGATTTCGGGGGCTGCATGGGTACCTGCATAAGGCCACTGGGGTCAGTGCCAATCGCCCCAATACCCTGCGCTGTTCATGCTTCTGGATTTATGTATTTTATTTCTACTCTGTACGTATACCCTGAAGGGAGCACTTAAGCTTCTACCACTCAATCGGACCGAAAAATGGGTGATTCGCCCAAAGCGCCGTAGAGTTGCGTAACCCACCTGAGACTGTGCTGCACGGTGCCGTCTGGGTAGATGCGCACCATGACGTTCCGGTGCACGATGTCGTGGGTGTGTCCGCTCACCTCGTTGGAGAAGAAGGTGTCCGGCTTCCACATGGACGAGTCGTCGGGAAGAGTGACGAATCGGCTGGCCCCCTGGGAGTCGTCGAAGGCGAGCCGCTCGTCGCGCCACTGGTGCCGCAGCGTAAACTGCACATCGTAGTCCTACACCAAGCAAAGATTACCGCTCTGTAGAAGTGAGCTTCTCGAGCAGATTGCATATACGTCTGTTCAAAGAAAGCCCACCCGAGCAGCGTAAACACTGGTTCAGACTGAAAGGGGAGTCTTGAGTATTCGAACGTGTCTCGCGAACACGGAGGTGCTCTGTACGCCTTATAATTGCCTAGCAATGCGGTTGACGAAGTATCCCGCAGAGGGTAGCCAACAGCCGCCAAAACCAAGGAGCTCCTTGGTTTTCAGTAGCTGTTGGGTTCCGTCGTGTATACTATAACGAGCACCTCTGTTTCCCTTCACTTGTATGCTTAATAGTTTAAAGAGTACTTCTAACCTGGCAGCCTTGGTAC
Coding sequences within it:
- the LOC144094041 gene encoding glutamate-gated chloride channel-like, with product MPSWRYMSGRRASKKGSLQWMEAGITFLALVTFCEGQYKVNERNVKTIYDILGDRGRYQRYLHPTGHRNASTSGPLQVSVDIYLRLITAFSDDTMDYDVQFTLRHQWRDERLAFDDSQGASRFVTLPDDSSMWKPDTFFSNEVSGHTHDIVHRNVMVRIYPDGTVQHSLRASMKFWCHMQHENFPFDTQVCHITLASYAYTTDDIVYEWRKGDPVQLSQTLHASNFKMTELTTTQCTSKTRTGAYPCLKASFAFRRNSHDVLIRLFMPCLMMVLVSWIPLWMNARTAALLRQLFSLVVLLAHAVVLAVVNLQLVPRSGATTSADVWTGTCLAFVFLVLLEVTLVDFLQRRERRERKKPEPCKPEPDTVVDGVDTPDSQNVSASARASYWSSIQKFLKKRRSVAEWVDFASRLLFPVAFVLFAIVYRCSYTSNQARVPWSQPTYFGGTVTYL